The Marinobacter qingdaonensis genome includes a region encoding these proteins:
- a CDS encoding pseudouridine synthase: protein MEPPSTNPLRLLYQDDALLAVHKPAGLLVHRSPIDKHETEFALQYARALNGGSHVYPVHRLDRPTSGVLVFARDPETARVLGLAMMAGQVGKTYQAVVRGWPPAGGDIDHPLREEPTDRRLKGQEQPLREARTRYRTLATTELAVAIEKYPTSRYALVELYPATGRKHQLRRHMKHIHHPIIGDANHGRGRHNRYFAERFGEGRLMLAATRLEFRHPHTQAPVVIEAEPEPSFRRVLSIFQP from the coding sequence ATGGAGCCACCCAGCACCAATCCGCTGCGCCTGTTGTACCAGGACGATGCCCTGCTGGCCGTGCACAAGCCGGCCGGACTGCTGGTGCACCGCAGCCCGATCGACAAGCACGAAACCGAGTTTGCCTTGCAGTACGCCCGGGCGCTGAATGGCGGGAGTCACGTGTATCCGGTCCATCGCCTGGATCGGCCGACCTCGGGCGTGCTGGTGTTTGCCCGCGACCCCGAGACCGCCCGGGTGCTGGGCCTGGCGATGATGGCGGGGCAGGTGGGCAAGACTTATCAGGCCGTGGTGCGGGGCTGGCCGCCGGCCGGCGGCGACATCGACCACCCGCTGCGAGAGGAGCCGACCGACCGGCGGCTCAAGGGTCAGGAGCAGCCGCTACGGGAGGCTCGCACCCGCTACCGGACCCTGGCCACCACCGAGCTTGCGGTGGCCATCGAGAAGTACCCGACCAGTCGCTACGCCCTGGTTGAGCTGTACCCGGCAACGGGCCGCAAACACCAACTGCGCCGGCACATGAAACACATCCACCATCCGATCATCGGCGACGCCAATCATGGCCGGGGCCGGCACAACCGGTACTTTGCCGAGCGCTTCGGCGAGGGGCGGCTGATGCTGGCGGCGACCCGGCTCGAGTTCCGGCACCCGCACACCCAGGCGCCGGTGGTGATCGAGGCGGAGCCGGAGCCGAGCTTCCGGCGGGTGTTGTCGATTTTTCAGCCGTGA
- a CDS encoding sensor domain-containing phosphodiesterase: MNDSETLFTHHKALMELSHDAEFVEQSRPQKLAALTELCAQRLDVERVSVWTYPPSHDRINCEWLHDRAGAGHQPKTADGPVSLLQSEHPAYFATISTERVLAADDARTDPRTDSFTEGYLKVHGIHSMLDAPIFSGKRMSGIICLEAKQPRQWSLPDISFAAAVADTVSLMNTHEAWMRSKQALDYATRFDALTGLANMTSLRSRLNRLVWKSRRSGQGGMALIWLDLDRLKVVNDGLGPQAGDQVIGEIGRRLDALDLPGKDCLARIGGDEFALIIRNQPPQRVAGEIAETIQQRVRAPIRHGDQDLDISASMGISHFPGECLDAEELLRNAEAAMYHAKSRGRAQSVLFDSEIQMTARSRFAVENELRQALDQDSLDVFYQPIMNRSATRVVYLEALVRWHHPVRGWLPPIEFLDVARSAGLMYKLGSRVLERVCRDWRACQDAGIELATVSVNLAPEQVQVSSLPNAIGEICARHDVPVGALQFEVTEDALQGELRALGGILDELVAMGAELAIDDFGTGYSSLARLKTLPFASIKIDRSFIKNLPDDDNDRAITLSILGLARGLGLSVVAEGVETEAHERWLIETGCDFLQGFRYSKPLPLAELCARFYPTGGKRRIDGTGHRARHG, translated from the coding sequence CAGCCACGACCGGATCAACTGCGAATGGCTGCACGACCGGGCCGGCGCCGGGCACCAGCCCAAGACCGCCGACGGCCCGGTAAGCCTGCTGCAGTCCGAGCACCCGGCCTACTTTGCCACCATCAGTACCGAGCGGGTGCTGGCCGCCGATGACGCCCGCACCGATCCGCGCACCGACTCCTTTACCGAGGGCTACCTGAAGGTTCACGGCATTCACTCGATGCTCGATGCGCCGATTTTCAGCGGCAAGCGAATGAGCGGGATCATCTGTCTGGAAGCCAAGCAACCGCGCCAGTGGAGCCTGCCGGATATTTCCTTCGCCGCCGCGGTGGCGGACACGGTCAGCCTGATGAACACCCACGAAGCCTGGATGCGCTCGAAACAGGCCCTGGATTACGCCACCCGATTCGACGCCCTGACCGGCCTCGCCAACATGACCTCCCTGCGCTCCAGGCTCAATCGGCTGGTGTGGAAATCCAGACGCAGCGGGCAAGGTGGCATGGCCCTGATCTGGCTGGATCTGGACCGACTGAAGGTGGTCAACGACGGTCTTGGCCCGCAGGCGGGGGATCAGGTCATTGGCGAAATCGGTCGCCGTCTGGATGCCCTCGACCTGCCCGGCAAGGACTGCCTGGCCCGGATTGGCGGCGACGAATTCGCCCTGATCATTCGCAACCAGCCGCCGCAGCGGGTGGCCGGAGAGATCGCCGAAACGATCCAGCAGCGGGTTCGTGCCCCGATTCGCCATGGCGACCAGGACCTGGACATCAGCGCCAGCATGGGGATCAGTCACTTTCCGGGTGAATGCCTCGATGCGGAGGAACTGCTGCGCAACGCCGAAGCCGCGATGTACCACGCCAAATCCCGCGGACGGGCCCAGTCGGTGCTGTTCGATTCGGAGATCCAGATGACCGCCCGCTCCCGGTTCGCGGTCGAGAACGAGCTGCGCCAGGCGCTCGACCAGGACAGCCTGGACGTGTTCTACCAGCCGATCATGAATCGCTCGGCGACCCGGGTGGTGTACCTGGAGGCCCTGGTGCGCTGGCACCACCCGGTGCGCGGCTGGCTGCCGCCCATCGAGTTTCTGGATGTCGCCCGCAGCGCCGGGCTGATGTACAAGCTGGGCAGCCGCGTGCTGGAGCGGGTCTGCCGGGACTGGCGGGCCTGCCAGGACGCGGGCATCGAGCTGGCCACGGTCTCGGTCAATCTGGCGCCGGAACAGGTTCAGGTCAGCAGCCTGCCGAATGCCATTGGTGAAATCTGCGCCCGCCATGACGTTCCAGTCGGGGCGCTGCAGTTCGAGGTGACCGAGGACGCCCTGCAGGGCGAGCTGCGGGCGCTGGGTGGGATACTGGACGAGCTGGTCGCCATGGGCGCCGAGTTGGCCATCGACGATTTTGGCACCGGCTATTCTTCCCTGGCGCGGCTCAAGACGCTGCCCTTCGCCAGCATCAAGATCGACCGCTCGTTCATCAAGAACCTGCCGGACGACGACAACGACCGCGCCATCACCCTGTCGATTCTGGGCCTGGCCCGGGGGCTCGGCCTGTCGGTGGTCGCCGAGGGCGTGGAAACCGAAGCCCACGAACGCTGGCTGATCGAGACCGGCTGCGATTTCCTGCAGGGGTTCCGCTACAGCAAACCCCTACCCCTGGCCGAGCTGTGCGCCCGTTTCTACCCCACTGGCGGCAAACGCCGCATCGACGGCACCGGCCACCGGGCCCGTCACGGCTGA
- a CDS encoding methyl-accepting chemotaxis protein, whose product MNWFSRSILHRILTIVLVANLVITVVAGFYFKMSLDTGEDYSNLVGREMVHALESQDILANFKTQVQEWKNVLIRGADDGQREKYWGRFQEREAQIQAQLDELIPVLTDPEAKKLMSQFQRAHQRMGQAYRKGYQAFVASGYEHGAGDAAVAGIDREPAKLVEQASERLKDFSLAYAGNLKQSVQANTWQIGGLLFAAIILGTLTCVVVLIRSVVRPAQQLIDQLDKLGQGDLSERTTLTRSDELGRLADTSRRLHAFLAETGALMQNNVSQLEHTGTLIRTNADRVSSQSDQAHQRIDQIATAMNEMSATAQDVAHHAASVASQVDETAGQTQQADQQIHQAVESMKRLTDQIHSSAQTVNQLASDGRRVGDVMQVIREIADQTNLLALNAAIEAARAGEAGRGFAVVADEVRNLAAKTQEATVEIDQIIDTIGSASRDATDYMQASGVVAQESSESVEAVRRTLAAINERMARVNDATTQVATAAEQQTSVSEDISRNVTEVAEISESMSATAEENLRTVPELESMARQARELAGRIRN is encoded by the coding sequence ATGAACTGGTTTTCCCGCAGCATCCTGCACCGCATTCTCACCATTGTGCTCGTCGCCAACCTGGTCATTACCGTGGTTGCCGGCTTCTACTTCAAAATGTCACTGGACACCGGTGAGGATTACAGCAATCTGGTCGGCCGTGAGATGGTGCACGCCCTGGAATCCCAGGACATCCTGGCGAACTTCAAGACCCAGGTTCAGGAATGGAAAAACGTGCTGATCCGGGGCGCCGACGACGGCCAGCGGGAAAAATACTGGGGCCGCTTCCAGGAGCGGGAGGCCCAGATTCAGGCGCAACTGGATGAGCTGATCCCGGTCCTGACCGACCCCGAGGCGAAAAAACTCATGAGCCAGTTCCAGCGCGCGCACCAGCGGATGGGCCAAGCCTACCGCAAGGGCTATCAGGCGTTCGTGGCGTCCGGCTATGAGCACGGCGCCGGCGACGCCGCCGTTGCGGGCATCGACCGGGAGCCGGCCAAACTGGTGGAACAGGCCAGCGAACGCCTGAAGGACTTCAGCTTGGCCTATGCCGGCAACCTGAAACAGTCGGTGCAGGCCAACACCTGGCAGATTGGCGGCCTGCTGTTTGCCGCCATCATCCTTGGCACCCTGACCTGCGTTGTGGTGCTGATCCGCTCGGTGGTGCGGCCGGCCCAGCAATTAATCGACCAGCTCGACAAACTGGGCCAGGGCGACCTGTCCGAACGCACCACCCTGACCCGCTCCGACGAATTGGGCCGATTGGCGGATACCTCTCGCCGCCTGCACGCCTTCCTGGCCGAGACCGGCGCCCTGATGCAGAACAACGTCAGCCAACTGGAGCACACCGGCACCCTGATCCGCACCAACGCCGACCGGGTCTCGTCCCAATCCGACCAGGCGCACCAGCGCATCGACCAGATTGCCACGGCCATGAACGAGATGTCGGCCACGGCCCAGGATGTGGCCCATCACGCCGCCTCGGTGGCGTCCCAGGTGGATGAAACCGCCGGCCAGACCCAGCAGGCCGACCAGCAGATCCACCAGGCGGTGGAGAGCATGAAGCGCCTGACCGACCAGATCCACAGTTCGGCCCAGACCGTGAATCAGTTGGCCAGCGATGGCCGCCGGGTCGGCGATGTCATGCAGGTGATCCGGGAGATCGCCGACCAGACCAACCTGCTGGCCTTGAACGCCGCCATCGAAGCGGCGCGGGCGGGCGAAGCGGGGCGCGGCTTTGCGGTGGTCGCCGACGAAGTCCGCAACCTGGCCGCGAAAACCCAGGAAGCCACCGTCGAGATCGACCAGATCATCGACACCATCGGCAGCGCATCCCGGGATGCCACCGACTACATGCAGGCCTCCGGCGTGGTGGCCCAGGAAAGCAGCGAATCGGTGGAAGCGGTCCGGCGCACCCTGGCCGCCATCAACGAACGCATGGCCCGGGTCAATGACGCCACCACCCAGGTGGCCACCGCCGCCGAACAGCAGACCAGCGTGAGCGAGGACATCAGCCGCAACGTCACCGAGGTGGCGGAAATTTCCGAAAGCATGAGCGCGACTGCGGAAGAAAACCTGCGCACCGTGCCGGAGTTGGAAAGCATGGCCCGGCAGGCCCGGGAACTGGCCGGTCGCATTCGCAACTAA